The genomic window CGCCATCTGGTCAGGCTCGCGCGTGCCTAGCGACAGCACGCGGATACAGAGCGCGCTCTCGCTCCACAGCCCCCAGCCCAGCACCGCGCCGCGCCTGTCTGCGAAGGCGACGATGTCCCCGGGCGCGCAGGCCGGGACCTGAAGCAGGCTTCCCCGGAATATCCACGGGTGGCCGCGCTTCGCCCGCTCCGCCCCGGCGTCGTTCAGCACCGCGCGCCGCAGAAGTTTTTTCTGCGAAGTCACCGGCGTTTGTCCCTTTCTATCACGGCGAAGGCGTCGTGATTATGTATGCTTTCGTGGCTCGTCACCGAGACGCGGAACCAACGCACGCGCTCGTCGGCCTGCATCGCGAGCGCGAGGTCGCGCACGGCGTCCTCGACGAACCGCGGGTTTTCATAGGCGCGCTCCGTGACGAACTTCTCGTCCTCGCGCTTCAGCAGGCTGTATATAGGCGCGGAGGCGCACCTGTCGGCTATCTCTATAAACTCTTCGAGCCACACGAACGACGCGAGCCGCACCGCTATCGAGGCGTGCGCGCGCTGGTTGTGCGCGCCGTACTCCGAAATCTCCTTGGAGCACGGGCAGAGAGTCTGCACCGGTATCTCGACCGTCGTCACGAGGTCGAAGTCTTCTCCGAGCAGCGCCGCGTCGAAACGCACATCGCACCTCACGCGCCCGCGCGCTCCGCTGACGGGGGCCGTCTTCGTTATAAAATAGGGGAAATCGAATATCGCGTGCGCGTCGCTCGCGTGCAGCCGCTCCTTGAGATTGGCCAGAAGCCCTTCCATATTATGGAAAGTCACCTTCTTCTCCTGCGCGCTCAGCACCTCGACGAAACGGCTCATGTGAGTGCCGCGGTAATCCCGCGGCAGCGAGACCGAGAGGCTCACCTCCGCCACAGTCTCCTGCACGCCGTTCTCGCGGTCCGGCACCGATATCGGCCATGAGATGCCGCTGATCCCCACGCGGTCTATCGCTAGATTTCTGTCGTCGGCTTCGTTCTGAACGTCACGCATCTTTTACGTCCTCCCTGCGGCAGATCACGGAAGAGCCCTCCGTCTCCCAAAGCTGAACTTCAAACAGCCGGCAGTTGTCGCGGCGCAGCGGCGCGTCGAGCTCGCGGAAGATCCAGCGCGAGATATACTCCGCCGTCGGCTGCGGGATGACGTCGTTTATATAGGCGTGGTCGAGCCTGTCGAGCACGAGCTCCGTCACGGCCTTTTTCAGATCCACGAAGTCGTAGATCATCCCCTCCGCGTCCGGCTCGCCCTCGAGCGTCACGCGCAGATGATAGGTGTGCCCGTGGAGCCTTTCGCACTTGCCGTGATAATGTATCAGATTATGCGCCGCATCAAACTTGAAGTCCCGGCACAGCAGCATTACAAAATTCCCCCTGAATTTATATAGTATCTTTATTCTACCACGCGCCGCCGCTTTTCAGCGGCACAGGGTTTTTTCAACAATGCCGCACAGCGCGTGGCCGAACAGGATGTGCATCTCCTGTATCCTCGGCGTGGCGCTCGACGGGACGCATACGCAGAGCCCGGCTTCGCGCGCGAGCGCGCCGCCGTCTCCGCCTGTCAGGGCTATGGTGCGGATTCCCATCTTCTTCGCGGCGCGGACCGCCTCAAGCACGTTCGCGCTGTTCCCGCTCGTCGATATCGCGAGCAGCGCGTCGCCCGCGCGTCCGTGCGCCTCGAGCTGACGCGAGAATATCTTGTCGAAGCCGTAGTCGTTGCCTATCGCGGTAAGAGCCGAGCTGTTGCACGAAAGCGCGGCCGCGTCGAGCGGCTCGCGCTCCGCGAGGTAGCGGCCCGAGAGCTCAGCCGCAATATGCTGCGCGTCCGCCGCGGAGCCGCCGTTGCCGCAGACGAAAAGCCTGCCGCCTCCGCGGAGCGACGATATTATCACGGACGCCGCGGCCCCGGCCTGCGCCTCGAGCGAACGCATCGCGCTCACAACCTCGGCGTGCTCGCGGAGGTCGCGCGAGAACGAAGCGCGCGCCGCGCCGTCCTCGAACTCGGCTATAGCCTTCGCGGCATCGCGCAGGTTCCCGCAGTTCAGCGTGCCGCGCGCACCCTTCGCGTACTCCTCCGCGCCGTAGCCCGTCATTAACAGCACCGACGGAGCGCCCAGCGCCTCAGCCATCTCGAGGTCGCTTTTCTTGTCTCCCATTACGAAGGCTACGTCCGCGTCGGAAAAGCCGAGCTCCTCCTGAGCGCGCCGGACGAGCCCGAGCTCCGGCTTGCGGCAGCTGCATCCTTCGTCCGGCCTGTGCGGGCAGTGGA from Cloacibacillus sp. An23 includes these protein-coding regions:
- the folE2 gene encoding GTP cyclohydrolase FolE2, which gives rise to MRDVQNEADDRNLAIDRVGISGISWPISVPDRENGVQETVAEVSLSVSLPRDYRGTHMSRFVEVLSAQEKKVTFHNMEGLLANLKERLHASDAHAIFDFPYFITKTAPVSGARGRVRCDVRFDAALLGEDFDLVTTVEIPVQTLCPCSKEISEYGAHNQRAHASIAVRLASFVWLEEFIEIADRCASAPIYSLLKREDEKFVTERAYENPRFVEDAVRDLALAMQADERVRWFRVSVTSHESIHNHDAFAVIERDKRR
- the queD gene encoding 6-carboxytetrahydropterin synthase QueD gives rise to the protein MLLCRDFKFDAAHNLIHYHGKCERLHGHTYHLRVTLEGEPDAEGMIYDFVDLKKAVTELVLDRLDHAYINDVIPQPTAEYISRWIFRELDAPLRRDNCRLFEVQLWETEGSSVICRREDVKDA
- a CDS encoding HAD-IIIA family hydrolase is translated as MKRWIILDRDGTIIKDKNYLHDPNGAELTEGAADGLRMLAGMGYSFVVLTNQSGIGRGYFTEDEMNAVHLRVDEMLACSGVRVSGWFHCPHRPDEGCSCRKPELGLVRRAQEELGFSDADVAFVMGDKKSDLEMAEALGAPSVLLMTGYGAEEYAKGARGTLNCGNLRDAAKAIAEFEDGAARASFSRDLREHAEVVSAMRSLEAQAGAAASVIISSLRGGGRLFVCGNGGSAADAQHIAAELSGRYLAEREPLDAAALSCNSSALTAIGNDYGFDKIFSRQLEAHGRAGDALLAISTSGNSANVLEAVRAAKKMGIRTIALTGGDGGALAREAGLCVCVPSSATPRIQEMHILFGHALCGIVEKTLCR